The Aminithiophilus ramosus genome contains a region encoding:
- the der gene encoding ribosome biogenesis GTPase Der, which produces MAIVSIIGRPNVGKSSLFNRIAGQRLAIVDDLPGVTRDRLYAPITTDRGQFYLVDTGGLEEENSERPFAESVRRQVHLALAESDLVLFVVDGRGGINALDREVAMTLRRSERPVLVVANKIDDPKHDEAYYDVFELGFEEAIPVSAEHNRNISTLLEMIEERLPRQESLDAEDEIRVALVGRPNVGKSSILNELTGSDRSLVSDIPGTTRDVVDSVVVRDDRRFRFVDTAGLRRKSRIDSRLEYYSTVRTFQAIDRSDVVLLVMEGTEVATDQDKRLAGHIVEQGRGLVLVVNKWDLVSKDPSFGPKLLKKIREELSFVDHAPVVFVSALSGRSVGRLPEAICRVQENRCRRIVTSRLNEMLRDILAFERMPGDGKGRYLRISYLAQVSVTPPTFVFFVNDPSLVTVAFERYVIRQLRKMETFEGTPLRLFWRKKRPSAASTA; this is translated from the coding sequence ATGGCTATCGTATCGATCATCGGACGCCCTAACGTCGGCAAGTCCTCCCTTTTCAACCGCATCGCCGGCCAACGTCTGGCCATCGTCGACGACTTGCCCGGCGTAACGCGTGATCGCCTCTACGCTCCGATCACGACGGACAGAGGCCAGTTCTACCTTGTCGACACGGGAGGCCTGGAGGAGGAGAACAGCGAACGTCCCTTCGCCGAAAGCGTTCGTCGTCAGGTCCACCTCGCCCTGGCCGAAAGCGATCTGGTTCTTTTCGTCGTCGACGGCCGCGGCGGAATCAATGCCCTCGACCGGGAGGTGGCCATGACGCTCCGTCGCAGCGAGAGGCCCGTCCTCGTCGTGGCCAACAAGATCGACGATCCCAAACACGACGAGGCCTATTACGACGTCTTCGAGCTGGGATTCGAAGAGGCCATTCCCGTCAGCGCCGAGCACAACCGCAACATCAGCACTCTCCTGGAAATGATCGAAGAACGCCTTCCCCGGCAGGAAAGCCTCGACGCGGAAGACGAGATCCGTGTCGCCCTCGTCGGACGTCCCAACGTGGGCAAGTCGAGCATCCTCAATGAACTGACCGGTTCCGATCGCTCTCTTGTGAGCGACATTCCGGGGACGACTCGAGATGTCGTCGACAGCGTCGTCGTCAGAGACGATCGCCGCTTCCGCTTCGTCGATACGGCTGGTCTGAGACGTAAAAGTCGCATCGATTCCCGCCTGGAATACTATTCGACGGTGCGGACCTTTCAGGCCATCGATCGCTCCGACGTCGTCCTTCTCGTCATGGAGGGGACGGAAGTCGCCACCGATCAGGACAAACGTCTGGCCGGACACATCGTCGAACAGGGAAGAGGGTTGGTCCTCGTCGTCAACAAATGGGACCTCGTCTCGAAAGATCCCTCTTTCGGCCCCAAGCTGCTCAAAAAAATCCGGGAGGAGCTTTCCTTCGTCGATCATGCGCCCGTCGTCTTCGTTTCTGCTCTGAGTGGGCGGTCCGTAGGTCGTCTTCCCGAGGCCATCTGCCGTGTCCAGGAAAATCGGTGCCGGAGAATCGTCACCTCACGGCTCAACGAGATGCTTCGGGATATTCTCGCCTTTGAGCGGATGCCCGGCGACGGCAAAGGACGTTATCTCCGCATCTCCTATCTGGCCCAGGTATCGGTGACGCCGCCCACCTTCGTCTTCTTCGTCAACGACCCCTCTCTTGTGACGGTGGCCTTTGAAAGGTACGTCATCAGGCAACTCCGGAAGATGGAGACCTTCGAGGGGACGCCCCTTCGGCTCTTCTGGAGGAAAAAAAGACCTTCGGCGGCCTCTACGGCTTGA
- a CDS encoding DNA-directed RNA polymerase subunit omega, with protein sequence MIFHDLEAILKTTQIPDKYVLAQVISMRARQLSELHNRALIDETSGRCINAAVGDVADGQFQVDVTLEIDAEALGAREVPDASLEE encoded by the coding sequence ATGATTTTCCACGACCTTGAAGCGATTCTGAAAACGACACAGATACCCGATAAATACGTCCTGGCTCAGGTCATCTCCATGCGGGCACGTCAGCTCAGCGAGCTTCACAATCGCGCTCTCATCGACGAGACGAGCGGGCGGTGCATCAATGCCGCCGTGGGCGACGTCGCCGACGGGCAGTTCCAGGTTGATGTCACCCTTGAGATCGATGCCGAGGCCCTCGGGGCCAGGGAAGTTCCCGATGCTTCCCTGGAAGAGTAG
- the rsmA gene encoding 16S rRNA (adenine(1518)-N(6)/adenine(1519)-N(6))-dimethyltransferase RsmA has translation MNGQKSRPFRHNTDLGQNFLVDPSVLQFILEASAPGPEETILEIGAGQGVLTRQLALSGCRRLYSLEIDRRLEGDLATLEKAFSNLKVFWGDAVTFDYESNFPDPPQKVIANIPYHITTPLIWKLLEDLAPRGLRYLLLMVQKEAADRLTSPAGTKMRYPLGVTLELMGHARRLRRVPPGAFRPAPRVDSALIEIGIDRRQDLAGDRSWRRLLKAAFGQRRKTLANNLGASFSLSREPLLSLFSDLGMDGKIRAEELDGDQWLRLAQRLTPWLPPSR, from the coding sequence GTGAACGGACAAAAGAGCAGGCCCTTTCGGCACAACACCGATCTGGGACAAAACTTTCTCGTCGATCCCTCTGTTTTGCAATTTATCCTCGAGGCATCGGCACCGGGACCGGAGGAGACGATCCTCGAAATCGGTGCCGGCCAGGGCGTTCTGACGCGCCAGCTGGCTCTCTCCGGCTGCCGTCGGCTCTACTCGCTCGAAATTGACAGGAGGCTCGAAGGTGATCTGGCAACCCTCGAAAAAGCCTTTTCCAACCTCAAGGTCTTCTGGGGCGACGCCGTCACCTTCGACTACGAAAGCAACTTCCCCGATCCCCCGCAAAAGGTGATCGCCAATATCCCCTATCACATCACGACGCCTTTGATCTGGAAACTTCTCGAGGATCTGGCCCCGAGAGGGCTCCGCTATCTTCTGCTCATGGTTCAGAAAGAGGCTGCCGATCGACTCACCTCGCCGGCGGGGACGAAAATGCGTTATCCGCTGGGGGTAACGCTGGAGCTGATGGGACATGCCCGACGGCTGCGCCGCGTGCCGCCCGGAGCCTTTCGCCCTGCACCCCGCGTCGATTCGGCTCTCATCGAGATCGGAATCGACAGACGCCAGGACCTCGCCGGCGATCGCTCATGGCGCCGCCTTCTGAAGGCGGCCTTTGGACAGAGGCGAAAGACTCTGGCCAACAACCTCGGCGCCTCTTTCAGCCTGTCTCGCGAGCCCCTCCTCTCCCTTTTCTCCGACCTCGGCATGGACGGGAAAATCCGCGCAGAAGAACTGGACGGCGATCAGTGGCTGCGGCTCGCTCAGAGGCTGACTCCCTGGCTTCCTCCTTCGAGGTGA
- a CDS encoding primosomal protein N' family DNA-binding protein: MTGHFVDVFLPGPWWNPLTYLSPRNVQEGVRVVVPMGRGKRVGFARTSVNPPCGVDLRSLERIVDDVPPLGEELWQLALWLCGRSLCGLGATLALLSPAPLLRGEPCACPSLPERRPRAFSERLLFDVDEGRRWSSYRDEITAHAGEGLVLFPEQLSARRFWETLPESLRPEVLLWSHQAGKKRWEDWQRLRRGEVRIVVGSPSALFAPLQDLSLVIVEEEGHSSYQSLGTPFFNARSVAARRAQLAEARLVLGGSLPSARLYRSRKPPSPRPSKGKIRFVDVKNAPGAVLPGLRDPLKLSEVLIEETLAVVNAGKKALWILDRKGYAAEVACEECGSALLCRRCGTPCRLCGGLLQCPTCRERQPLPDRCPRCGGGLLQGNRPGLEALASLATAVTGEAFPVRLWHADLGQTKKRRSDLKRDLVRGGVVVGSRGALSLCDEGGVALVGWIDVDGEARRPFFDARHHAFRMIWESCWRGPDGLSRRVVLQSRCPGVGWQQGLRGGWGLFWAGELEERRSLELPPFAVLVEIDGGGQREALLAALRAGGLDPLEGDSPQAPLWLSCQRLALCREAVEPFFDIGRSRRGFPKIRVWTD; this comes from the coding sequence ATGACGGGCCATTTCGTCGACGTCTTTCTCCCCGGTCCCTGGTGGAATCCCCTGACCTACCTTTCGCCGAGAAACGTGCAGGAGGGCGTTCGCGTCGTCGTTCCCATGGGCAGGGGGAAACGCGTCGGCTTTGCCCGCACCTCCGTCAATCCGCCCTGCGGAGTGGACCTCCGGTCTCTCGAGCGGATCGTCGATGATGTTCCGCCTTTGGGCGAGGAACTCTGGCAGCTGGCTCTCTGGCTCTGCGGCCGCTCTCTCTGCGGCTTGGGAGCGACGCTGGCTCTTCTCTCCCCCGCCCCTTTGCTTCGAGGCGAGCCCTGCGCCTGCCCCTCCCTCCCGGAGAGAAGGCCAAGGGCCTTCTCCGAGAGGCTTCTTTTCGACGTCGACGAAGGGCGGCGTTGGTCGAGCTATCGGGATGAGATCACGGCTCACGCCGGAGAAGGCCTCGTCCTCTTTCCGGAGCAGCTCTCGGCCCGCCGTTTCTGGGAGACTTTGCCCGAGTCCCTTCGGCCGGAGGTCCTCCTCTGGTCCCATCAGGCGGGAAAGAAACGTTGGGAGGATTGGCAGCGTCTTCGCAGGGGCGAGGTCCGCATCGTCGTCGGATCGCCGTCGGCCCTCTTCGCCCCGTTGCAGGATCTCTCCCTCGTTATCGTGGAAGAGGAGGGGCATAGCAGCTACCAGAGTCTCGGGACGCCTTTTTTCAACGCTCGAAGTGTCGCCGCCCGACGGGCTCAACTTGCCGAGGCCCGTCTCGTCCTGGGAGGCAGTCTCCCTTCCGCGCGGCTTTACCGAAGCAGGAAGCCTCCTTCCCCCCGTCCTTCCAAGGGCAAAATCCGCTTTGTCGACGTCAAAAACGCCCCGGGGGCTGTCCTGCCCGGGTTGCGCGATCCCCTGAAGCTGAGCGAGGTTCTGATCGAGGAGACGCTTGCCGTCGTCAATGCGGGGAAAAAAGCCCTCTGGATTCTCGATCGGAAGGGCTATGCCGCGGAGGTGGCCTGTGAGGAGTGCGGTTCAGCCCTGCTCTGCCGCCGCTGTGGAACTCCCTGTCGTCTCTGCGGAGGGTTGCTTCAATGTCCGACCTGCCGCGAACGTCAGCCTCTCCCCGACCGATGCCCCCGCTGCGGAGGAGGTCTCCTTCAGGGCAACAGGCCGGGACTGGAGGCCCTGGCCTCTCTGGCGACCGCCGTCACGGGCGAAGCGTTCCCCGTTCGGCTCTGGCACGCCGATCTGGGGCAGACGAAAAAACGTCGCTCCGATCTGAAACGGGACCTGGTTCGCGGAGGTGTCGTCGTGGGTTCGCGCGGCGCCCTTTCCCTTTGTGACGAGGGGGGTGTTGCCCTTGTCGGATGGATCGACGTCGATGGAGAGGCCCGAAGGCCCTTTTTCGACGCGAGGCACCATGCCTTCAGGATGATCTGGGAGTCCTGCTGGAGAGGTCCCGACGGACTGTCCCGTCGCGTCGTACTCCAGTCGCGATGCCCCGGAGTCGGGTGGCAGCAGGGTTTGAGGGGAGGGTGGGGCCTTTTCTGGGCCGGGGAACTGGAGGAGCGACGCTCGCTCGAGCTTCCCCCCTTCGCCGTCCTTGTCGAGATCGACGGGGGAGGGCAAAGGGAGGCCCTTCTTGCGGCTCTTCGGGCCGGGGGACTGGACCCTCTCGAGGGAGACTCACCTCAGGCCCCGCTATGGTTGAGCTGTCAGCGGCTCGCCCTCTGCAGAGAGGCGGTGGAGCCTTTTTTTGACATTGGACGATCTCGACGGGGTTTCCCCAAAATTCGAGTCTGGACCGACTGA
- the hflX gene encoding GTPase HflX: MIIHRRQAAVFGLQKPGDDDSWHLAVEELRLLLDNLDIDVLDVFSQRRVRPDATTFIGSGKAEEIGLAALEMGATLLVCVDDLGPGQRVELQKLMKLEVWDWPLVIMKIFDSRAHTAEAKLQVELARARYELPQLRGFGAQMSRTGGGIGTRGPGETEFEKHRRKLERRVKEIQRKLDEVRKRRESQRKRRRRVGLFTVALVGYTNSGKTTLLQRLSHDAGLVGQDRLFATLDPSVRRVRLPLGETVLVSDTVGFIRRLPPGLVAAFRATLEEVAGADLLLVVLDVSDERLNDTLETVESTLEAIEAASVPVVIALNKVDKAETSSVERHLMRLRGRGDQVVPLSAKEGWGQDELLRLLERVLFPEREGEGGTCSEA; this comes from the coding sequence ATGATCATCCATAGGCGACAGGCCGCCGTCTTCGGGCTTCAAAAGCCTGGAGACGACGATTCCTGGCATTTGGCCGTAGAGGAGCTCCGCCTTCTTCTGGATAACCTGGACATCGACGTTCTCGACGTCTTCTCTCAAAGAAGGGTCCGACCCGATGCGACGACCTTCATCGGGTCGGGAAAGGCCGAGGAAATCGGTCTGGCCGCCCTGGAAATGGGAGCGACCCTTCTTGTCTGTGTCGATGATCTGGGGCCGGGGCAGAGAGTGGAGCTGCAGAAGTTGATGAAGCTTGAGGTCTGGGACTGGCCTCTGGTCATCATGAAGATATTCGATTCCCGGGCCCACACGGCGGAGGCCAAACTTCAGGTGGAGCTGGCTCGGGCCCGCTACGAACTTCCCCAGCTTCGAGGGTTCGGAGCCCAGATGTCCCGTACCGGAGGTGGAATCGGCACCCGCGGTCCCGGCGAGACGGAGTTTGAAAAGCACCGCCGCAAGCTGGAGCGCAGAGTCAAGGAAATCCAGCGAAAACTGGACGAGGTGCGCAAAAGGCGGGAAAGCCAGCGCAAAAGGCGCCGTCGAGTCGGCCTTTTCACTGTGGCCCTCGTGGGCTACACCAACAGCGGCAAAACGACCCTTCTGCAGCGACTGAGCCATGATGCGGGTCTTGTCGGGCAGGACCGTCTTTTCGCGACGCTCGATCCCTCCGTAAGGCGCGTCCGTCTCCCCCTGGGGGAGACCGTTCTCGTCTCCGATACGGTAGGATTCATCCGTCGCCTGCCACCCGGATTGGTCGCCGCCTTCCGAGCTACTCTGGAGGAAGTCGCGGGGGCCGATCTTCTCCTTGTCGTGCTCGATGTTTCAGACGAGAGGCTCAACGATACTTTGGAGACGGTGGAATCGACCCTTGAGGCCATCGAGGCGGCCTCCGTTCCCGTCGTCATTGCCCTGAACAAAGTCGACAAGGCCGAAACCTCGTCGGTGGAGCGACATCTGATGCGGCTGCGCGGTCGGGGCGATCAGGTGGTGCCTCTTTCGGCCAAGGAGGGCTGGGGGCAGGACGAGTTGCTCCGACTCCTCGAACGAGTGCTGTTTCCGGAAAGAGAAGGGGAGGGTGGAACGTGTTCAGAAGCATGA
- the trmB gene encoding tRNA (guanosine(46)-N7)-methyltransferase TrmB: MSCSLRETLVLPARLDAPADWFGALPFSRRIAEIGFGNGEFLFHRSGLEPQVLHLGIEVSLRCIDKAARRVYLAGRRNVRLILGDGRFLLREAFPEAYFEGIFMHFPCPWPKTRHARRRVTTPDFIETLASALAEGGFFELLTDEEAYALAAQKAMGGHPSFRLESFEVDPVRPVRTKYERKWMEMGKPIFRLHVVKTAPARVAKISGGGSGPMHIVLPGARLDAERLRAASSLEGGTDDARWVVCNSYSGVDGSGLVQVVTCDEGFEQRFYIRLVPREDDCLVKVDDASYPFNTPAVHAAIGGLAALLEKRS; the protein is encoded by the coding sequence ATGAGCTGCTCTCTGAGGGAGACACTGGTTCTGCCCGCCCGTCTCGATGCTCCGGCGGACTGGTTCGGCGCACTTCCTTTTTCAAGACGCATAGCGGAAATCGGGTTCGGGAACGGCGAATTTCTTTTCCATCGGTCGGGACTTGAACCACAGGTGCTCCATCTGGGAATCGAGGTCTCGCTCCGCTGTATCGATAAAGCTGCCCGGAGGGTCTACCTGGCCGGTCGGCGGAATGTCCGACTCATCTTGGGAGATGGGCGGTTCCTTCTGCGAGAGGCCTTCCCCGAGGCCTATTTCGAGGGGATTTTCATGCACTTTCCCTGTCCGTGGCCCAAGACGCGTCATGCCCGAAGGCGGGTCACCACTCCCGATTTCATCGAAACCCTCGCCTCCGCCCTGGCCGAGGGAGGGTTTTTCGAACTTCTGACCGATGAGGAGGCCTATGCCCTGGCGGCCCAAAAAGCCATGGGAGGGCATCCCTCTTTCCGGCTCGAATCCTTCGAGGTCGATCCGGTCAGACCTGTGAGGACCAAATATGAGCGCAAGTGGATGGAGATGGGCAAACCCATCTTCCGGCTTCACGTCGTGAAGACGGCACCTGCCAGGGTTGCCAAAATATCAGGAGGAGGGAGTGGGCCGATGCACATCGTTCTCCCCGGGGCGCGGCTGGATGCGGAGCGGCTGAGGGCGGCCTCGAGTCTCGAAGGAGGTACAGACGACGCTCGCTGGGTCGTCTGCAACAGCTACAGCGGCGTTGACGGATCGGGCCTTGTCCAGGTCGTCACCTGCGATGAGGGTTTTGAACAGAGATTCTATATCCGCCTTGTTCCCAGGGAGGACGACTGTCTCGTCAAAGTCGACGACGCCTCCTATCCCTTTAATACGCCGGCCGTCCATGCTGCCATCGGAGGCCTCGCGGCCCTCCTGGAGAAGCGGTCATGA
- the gmk gene encoding guanylate kinase has protein sequence MSRGRLFILSGPSGAGKGTLRKALFQALPDLVYSISCTTRLPRPGEIDGLDYRFLSPEAFHDLVEADAFLEEACVHGHRYGTLREDVLRELQSGRDVVLEIDVQGARQVKRRLAEAVLLFVRPPSGEELERRLRSRGTEDEASLSLRLKNAEKEMAVAEIYDHVVVNDDLEKALQELKALILSYRSA, from the coding sequence GTGAGCCGCGGGCGTCTTTTCATCCTTTCCGGCCCCAGCGGGGCGGGAAAGGGCACGTTGCGCAAGGCCCTCTTTCAGGCTCTGCCCGATCTGGTCTACTCCATTTCCTGCACGACCCGTCTACCGCGTCCCGGGGAGATCGATGGCCTCGACTACCGTTTTCTCTCCCCCGAGGCCTTTCATGACCTCGTCGAAGCCGACGCTTTTCTCGAGGAAGCCTGTGTCCACGGCCATCGCTACGGCACGTTGAGAGAGGATGTCCTGAGGGAACTCCAGTCAGGCCGCGATGTCGTCCTCGAAATCGATGTGCAGGGAGCCCGGCAGGTCAAAAGGCGTCTTGCCGAGGCGGTTCTCCTTTTCGTCCGCCCTCCTTCGGGGGAAGAGCTGGAACGTCGCCTTCGTTCCAGGGGCACGGAAGATGAGGCAAGCCTCTCCTTGAGGCTGAAAAACGCGGAAAAGGAGATGGCCGTTGCCGAGATCTACGATCACGTCGTCGTCAATGACGATCTGGAGAAAGCCCTTCAGGAATTGAAAGCTCTGATCCTGAGTTATCGCAGCGCCTGA
- a CDS encoding DUF370 domain-containing protein, translated as MTGRLVHIGFGNMVVADRIVAIISPASAPIKRLKEEARDSGKLVDATQGRKTRAILITDSDHLILSAVQPETVAHRYEGSDDEE; from the coding sequence ATGACGGGAAGATTGGTCCATATCGGTTTTGGCAACATGGTCGTCGCCGATCGGATCGTCGCCATCATCAGCCCCGCTTCTGCGCCCATCAAACGATTGAAGGAGGAGGCCCGAGACTCGGGAAAGCTCGTCGACGCCACGCAGGGCCGCAAGACGCGGGCCATCCTCATCACCGACAGCGATCATCTCATCCTTTCTGCCGTTCAGCCTGAGACGGTAGCCCACCGCTACGAGGGATCGGACGATGAGGAATAG
- a CDS encoding YicC/YloC family endoribonuclease, with product MFRSMTGFGRAKVDRYWGSLVTEISSVNHRYQEVSLRVPRDLAFLEPPIQQKLRETYSRGKTLLRLDVLWNSEFRVMPLNVAALEGYLHQLEALASRLGREGTFSLEGLLSLPGVAGQEGGLGEDLRQELLDALGEALAEAVSQWQTMRIQEGRDLFDDIGVQLDLFGIELDKVATLWDQARDEALKALRSRIAERLDEVLSGATIDEGRLAQEIVLLSDRWDISEEISRSKSHLQKFRSFVAGEGPHGRKLDFLVQEMNREVNTMGSKISDTAIRWTVVEMKALLERIREQIQNVE from the coding sequence GTGTTCAGAAGCATGACCGGTTTCGGCCGGGCTAAGGTTGATCGTTACTGGGGATCGTTGGTCACCGAAATTTCCAGCGTCAATCACCGCTACCAGGAGGTCTCGCTCCGCGTCCCCCGCGACCTGGCCTTTCTCGAGCCTCCGATCCAGCAGAAGTTGCGGGAGACCTACAGCAGAGGCAAGACGCTTCTGCGCCTGGATGTCCTCTGGAACTCGGAGTTTCGCGTGATGCCTCTCAATGTCGCTGCCCTTGAGGGGTACCTCCACCAATTGGAAGCGCTTGCTTCCCGTCTGGGGAGAGAGGGAACCTTCTCTCTGGAAGGGCTTCTGTCTCTGCCCGGAGTGGCGGGGCAGGAGGGGGGATTGGGCGAAGACCTCCGGCAGGAGCTTCTCGACGCTCTCGGCGAGGCTTTGGCGGAGGCCGTCTCCCAATGGCAAACCATGCGGATCCAGGAGGGCAGGGATCTGTTCGACGACATCGGGGTCCAGCTCGACCTTTTCGGGATCGAGCTGGATAAGGTCGCGACTCTCTGGGATCAGGCTCGCGACGAAGCCCTCAAGGCGCTGCGGAGTCGAATCGCCGAACGCCTTGATGAGGTCCTTTCGGGAGCGACTATCGACGAGGGGCGTCTGGCACAGGAAATCGTCCTCCTCAGCGACCGCTGGGACATCTCCGAAGAGATTTCGAGGAGCAAAAGCCACCTGCAGAAATTTCGTTCCTTCGTCGCAGGAGAGGGACCTCACGGAAGGAAACTCGATTTCCTCGTCCAGGAAATGAACCGTGAAGTCAACACCATGGGTTCAAAAATATCCGACACCGCCATCCGATGGACCGTAGTCGAGATGAAAGCCCTTCTCGAACGGATCCGAGAGCAGATCCAGAACGTCGAGTGA
- a CDS encoding HU family DNA-binding protein: MTKTELVNAVAKKTEMSKKAAAEAVEAVFEAIQQELAEGGKVQLVGFGTFEVRERAARQGRNPQDSDKIIEIPAKKVPVFKAGKALKESVEG, translated from the coding sequence GTGACCAAGACAGAACTCGTCAATGCCGTGGCAAAGAAGACCGAAATGAGCAAGAAAGCCGCCGCTGAGGCCGTCGAGGCCGTCTTTGAGGCGATTCAGCAGGAGCTGGCCGAGGGCGGAAAGGTGCAGCTCGTCGGTTTCGGAACCTTTGAGGTTCGCGAGCGTGCCGCGCGGCAAGGTCGGAATCCTCAGGATTCCGATAAGATCATCGAGATACCGGCCAAGAAAGTTCCCGTTTTCAAGGCAGGGAAGGCCCTCAAGGAGAGCGTCGAGGGCTGA
- the coaBC gene encoding bifunctional phosphopantothenoylcysteine decarboxylase/phosphopantothenate--cysteine ligase CoaBC yields MLPWKSRRRLLLAVTGGIAAYKTPDLVRALRKADCDVEVVLTSAAATMVSPLVLSTLAGRRCWVEADLLSREEGWKIPHISLADWAEAVLVAPCTASMLQKAASGAADGLIAASLLATRAPVLLFPAMNVKMWDHPATAANVEKCCGLGYGIIDPQSGFLACGYEGKGRLPETEIIVETLWKALAPRKDLAGKKVLVTAGPTWEFIDPVRYIGNPSTGRMGFAIAKAAWYRGAEVTVVAGPTTAEIPPGIRLCPVTSALEMRQAVLERFEAADIIVKAAAVGDFRVDERAPNKIKRGDREWLELRLVQNPDIAAELGDRKRPGQLLVGFAAETEALDLHARAKMERKKLDVIVANDITVPGTGFASVDNRVVIYDRCGGRLERSGSKEEVAWALWDHLETLQGR; encoded by the coding sequence ATGCTTCCCTGGAAGAGTAGACGACGCCTTCTCCTGGCCGTTACGGGAGGCATCGCCGCCTACAAGACTCCCGATCTGGTCCGGGCTCTCCGCAAGGCCGACTGTGATGTCGAGGTGGTCCTCACGTCCGCTGCTGCGACGATGGTGAGTCCCCTCGTCCTTTCCACTCTGGCAGGCAGGCGCTGCTGGGTCGAGGCGGACCTGCTCTCCCGTGAGGAGGGGTGGAAGATTCCCCACATCAGCCTTGCCGATTGGGCTGAAGCCGTCCTCGTCGCCCCCTGCACGGCGTCGATGTTGCAGAAGGCCGCATCTGGAGCGGCTGATGGCCTCATCGCCGCCTCTCTCCTGGCGACGCGGGCTCCCGTGCTCCTCTTCCCGGCCATGAACGTCAAGATGTGGGATCACCCCGCCACGGCGGCCAACGTCGAAAAATGTTGTGGCCTCGGCTACGGAATCATCGATCCTCAGTCGGGTTTTCTCGCCTGCGGCTACGAGGGGAAGGGGCGTCTTCCCGAGACGGAGATTATCGTCGAGACGCTCTGGAAGGCTCTGGCTCCGAGGAAGGACCTGGCCGGCAAAAAGGTCCTCGTCACGGCGGGACCGACATGGGAGTTCATCGACCCCGTGCGCTACATCGGCAACCCGAGCACGGGACGGATGGGCTTTGCCATAGCCAAGGCGGCCTGGTACAGAGGGGCGGAGGTTACCGTCGTGGCGGGGCCGACGACGGCTGAGATCCCTCCGGGCATCCGTCTTTGTCCCGTCACCTCGGCTTTGGAGATGCGTCAGGCCGTCCTGGAACGGTTCGAGGCGGCTGACATCATCGTCAAAGCCGCCGCCGTCGGCGATTTCCGCGTCGACGAACGGGCGCCGAACAAAATCAAACGTGGCGACAGGGAGTGGCTCGAGCTTCGCCTCGTTCAGAACCCCGACATCGCCGCGGAATTGGGAGACAGGAAGAGGCCCGGTCAGCTCCTCGTCGGCTTCGCCGCCGAAACGGAAGCTCTCGACCTTCACGCCCGTGCCAAGATGGAGCGCAAAAAACTCGATGTCATCGTCGCCAACGATATCACGGTGCCCGGGACAGGCTTTGCCTCCGTCGACAACCGCGTCGTCATCTACGACCGTTGTGGAGGACGGTTGGAGCGGTCCGGCTCCAAAGAGGAGGTCGCCTGGGCTCTCTGGGACCATCTGGAGACTCTCCAGGGGAGATGA